A DNA window from Fibrobacterota bacterium contains the following coding sequences:
- the ligA gene encoding NAD-dependent DNA ligase LigA, with the protein MSIPETQRKIESLRARLADANDQYYKHGHSPMSDEEYDLGVKELERLEAEHPQFAAADSPAAAVGSDLTPGFRKVVHKYPMLSIQNTYSEEELADWHRQVTDKLPVEDLTYVVELKIDGVAMSLVYEDHKLAYAVTRGDGTVGDEVTQNILNIKSIPVKLPASWPLGRVEVRGEVYMTRDNFKAFNEYAILAYGKQQQNPRNTASGSLKLKDPMESALRKLDFYAYAILVENPAGSHWQNLDLLKKAGFPVNDKREKARDVASILEVIDGWHEIRDDLPYNIDGAVVKVDDLRQQAALGRTAKSPKWVIAYKYKAEAVETTLEAVTYQVGRTGAVTPVAHFKPILLGGTLVKRATLHNFDEIERLGVKLKDHVIVEKGGEIIPKVVSVVLAKRPKNAEDIQPPTECPVCGSELSRDETEVALRCDNLQCPAQVTRSILHFVSRQAMNIENIGPALVESLLRTGLIKSVADLYFLKQEQLEELERMAEKSAANVIASIQGSKGRGLDKLLHGLGIRFIGKTSSTVLARHFKTMDALRNAGLEELQSVHEIGERMAQSVFDFFRKPAIAKILDRLSEAGVSMAYESAAGSEELAGKTFVLTGTLPTWSRDEAKEIIEKAGGKTTDSVSKKTSFVLAGEAAGSKLEKARKLGVPVISEDELKKMLGS; encoded by the coding sequence ATGAGCATACCGGAAACGCAACGCAAGATCGAAAGCCTTCGGGCCCGCCTGGCCGACGCCAACGATCAGTATTACAAGCATGGCCACTCGCCCATGTCGGACGAGGAATACGACCTGGGCGTAAAAGAGCTGGAGAGGCTCGAAGCCGAGCACCCCCAATTCGCCGCCGCCGATTCCCCCGCCGCCGCCGTGGGGAGCGATCTCACCCCGGGCTTCCGCAAGGTCGTCCATAAGTACCCCATGCTCAGCATCCAGAACACCTACTCCGAAGAAGAACTGGCGGACTGGCATCGCCAGGTGACCGACAAGCTTCCCGTGGAGGATCTGACCTACGTTGTCGAACTCAAGATCGACGGCGTGGCCATGAGCCTGGTCTACGAGGATCATAAGTTGGCTTACGCCGTAACGCGCGGTGATGGCACCGTCGGGGACGAGGTGACCCAGAACATCCTCAACATCAAGAGCATCCCGGTAAAACTGCCGGCGTCCTGGCCCCTGGGCCGGGTGGAAGTGCGCGGCGAAGTCTACATGACCCGCGACAACTTCAAGGCCTTCAACGAGTACGCCATCCTCGCTTACGGGAAGCAGCAGCAGAATCCCCGCAACACGGCCTCGGGCAGCCTCAAGTTGAAGGACCCCATGGAAAGCGCCTTGCGCAAGTTGGACTTCTACGCCTATGCCATCCTGGTGGAAAACCCGGCCGGCAGCCATTGGCAGAACCTGGATCTGCTTAAGAAGGCCGGCTTCCCGGTGAACGACAAACGGGAGAAGGCCCGCGACGTCGCCTCCATCCTCGAGGTGATCGACGGTTGGCACGAAATCCGGGACGACCTGCCGTACAATATCGACGGGGCCGTGGTGAAGGTGGACGATCTGCGGCAGCAAGCCGCCTTGGGCCGCACCGCCAAGAGCCCGAAATGGGTGATCGCCTATAAGTACAAGGCCGAGGCCGTGGAGACGACCTTGGAGGCGGTGACTTACCAGGTGGGCCGAACGGGCGCGGTGACTCCCGTTGCCCATTTCAAGCCTATCCTGCTGGGCGGGACCCTGGTGAAACGCGCGACCCTGCACAACTTCGACGAGATCGAGCGCTTGGGCGTGAAGCTGAAGGACCACGTGATCGTGGAAAAGGGCGGCGAGATCATCCCCAAGGTTGTCTCGGTGGTGCTCGCCAAGCGTCCGAAGAACGCCGAGGACATCCAGCCGCCTACGGAATGCCCGGTCTGCGGCAGCGAGCTTTCCCGGGATGAAACCGAAGTGGCGCTGCGATGCGACAACTTGCAATGCCCCGCGCAGGTGACCCGCTCCATCCTCCACTTCGTGAGCCGCCAGGCCATGAACATCGAGAATATCGGACCGGCCTTGGTGGAATCGCTGTTGCGCACCGGCCTGATCAAATCGGTGGCGGACCTGTATTTCCTGAAGCAAGAACAACTGGAAGAGCTGGAGCGCATGGCGGAGAAGTCGGCCGCCAACGTGATCGCTTCCATCCAGGGTAGCAAAGGACGCGGCCTCGACAAGCTTTTGCATGGGCTCGGTATCCGCTTCATCGGCAAGACTTCTTCGACGGTGCTGGCGCGCCATTTCAAGACCATGGATGCCTTGCGGAACGCCGGCCTGGAAGAATTGCAGTCGGTTCATGAAATCGGCGAGCGCATGGCCCAAAGCGTATTCGATTTCTTCCGCAAGCCGGCCATCGCCAAAATCCTGGATCGGCTATCGGAAGCCGGCGTCTCCATGGCCTACGAATCCGCAGCCGGCAGCGAGGAACTGGCGGGCAAGACCTTCGTGCTGACCGGCACCCTGCCCACCTGGTCGCGGGACGAGGCCAAGGAAATCATCGAGAAGGCCGGGGGCAAAACCACCGACTCGGTAAGCAAAAAAACGTCCTTCGTATTGGCCGGAGAAGCGGCGGGGTCTAAGCTCGAGAAAGCCCGCAAACTGGGCGTCCCGGTGATCTCGGAAGATGAATTGAAGAAGATGCTGGGTTCCTGA
- a CDS encoding ThuA domain-containing protein, with protein sequence MNAHISLRMKAHRLRLGRVLGTLALSLLPAVAQVVAPNPLSPLKKKKVMVLEGGSISGDHLAARTATYATLQGFASQVGFTLVKGDPLNLTEAALNSVDILVFNYFFETQTATAFPDASKQAFQNWLLKGHKGYVGYHTSGANEWLKGEWTWYQDNVTMMRYALHGTGTPQGKVDRTTDSTVLNMPLMQGLPATFSAQDEWYAFDATSKVLDPASGCKIMYSLTNAQSLDRQPYEPNHPVAWVREDAVKTRYFYSTFIHFQDGAKSAWFQSVLLRALEYVSGDPTDITPILTQGHAAAATLKNLAYITADRSLDVNLEGKYRLSVLKPDGEAVYTASAAGKRTFAPPAFAHPGIYLVKVESAGRKLSQRILVY encoded by the coding sequence ATGAATGCCCATATATCGTTACGGATGAAGGCGCATCGCCTTCGGTTAGGGAGGGTCCTCGGGACCCTCGCGCTTTCGCTCCTTCCGGCGGTGGCGCAGGTGGTGGCCCCGAATCCGCTTAGCCCGCTTAAGAAGAAGAAGGTGATGGTGCTGGAAGGCGGCAGCATTTCCGGCGACCATTTGGCGGCCCGCACGGCCACCTACGCCACCCTGCAGGGATTCGCCAGCCAAGTCGGCTTCACCCTGGTGAAAGGCGATCCCCTCAATCTAACGGAGGCAGCGCTCAACTCAGTGGACATCCTCGTCTTCAATTATTTCTTCGAGACGCAGACGGCTACGGCATTTCCGGACGCCTCCAAGCAGGCCTTCCAGAACTGGTTGCTGAAGGGGCACAAAGGTTACGTCGGCTACCACACTTCGGGCGCGAATGAATGGCTGAAAGGCGAATGGACGTGGTACCAGGACAATGTCACCATGATGCGTTACGCCTTGCATGGCACCGGCACCCCGCAGGGAAAGGTGGATCGGACCACTGATTCGACTGTCTTGAATATGCCCCTGATGCAGGGGCTGCCGGCCACCTTCTCGGCCCAAGACGAATGGTACGCTTTCGATGCCACCTCGAAGGTCCTGGACCCCGCCAGCGGCTGCAAGATCATGTACAGCCTTACGAACGCCCAATCCTTGGATAGGCAACCCTACGAACCCAACCACCCTGTGGCCTGGGTCCGCGAAGACGCCGTTAAAACCCGCTACTTCTACTCCACCTTCATCCATTTCCAGGACGGCGCGAAATCCGCTTGGTTCCAGAGCGTCCTGCTGCGGGCCCTGGAGTACGTTTCCGGGGATCCCACCGATATTACTCCCATCCTGACGCAAGGGCATGCCGCGGCCGCTACCTTGAAGAACTTGGCCTACATCACCGCCGACAGATCGCTCGACGTCAATCTGGAAGGAAAGTATCGCCTGAGCGTGCTTAAGCCCGACGGGGAAGCGGTATACACGGCATCGGCCGCGGGGAAGCGGACCTTCGCTCCGCCGGCCTTCGCCCATCCGGGCATCTACCTGGTCAAAGTCGAATCCGCAGGGAGGAAGTTGTCCCAACGCATCCTGGTTTATTGA
- a CDS encoding polyphosphate kinase 2 family protein, which yields MKIDISDYRVDPGSPVRMKDWPTLVKPYYSGEKEYKEALLEGRGEMADAQKHLYASERHAVLIIFQAMDAAGKDSAIKHVMSGIDPQGCQVHSFKAPSAEELRHDFLWRTTVKLPERGRIGIFNRSYYEEVLVTRIHPEFLAKQGVPDKEAGGKALWNGRYRSINDLESHLHRNGTRIVKICLHVSKEEQRKRLLARIDKPEKNWKFSFADIEDRKQWPRFMQAYGACIEATSTANAPWHIVPADDKKNARLIVAGIIVKALEDLKMGFPKLEPGKLRELRAIRKFLEP from the coding sequence ATGAAAATCGACATCAGTGACTATCGCGTCGACCCCGGCTCCCCCGTCCGCATGAAGGATTGGCCCACCCTGGTCAAGCCCTACTATTCCGGCGAAAAGGAATACAAGGAAGCCCTCCTGGAAGGCCGCGGGGAAATGGCCGATGCCCAAAAGCATCTCTACGCATCCGAGCGGCACGCCGTACTCATCATCTTCCAGGCCATGGATGCCGCCGGCAAGGACAGCGCCATCAAGCATGTCATGTCGGGCATCGATCCCCAGGGATGCCAGGTGCATAGCTTCAAGGCCCCCAGCGCCGAGGAGTTGCGCCACGATTTCCTCTGGCGCACCACGGTCAAGCTGCCCGAACGCGGACGCATCGGGATCTTCAACCGGTCCTATTACGAGGAGGTACTGGTCACCCGCATCCATCCTGAGTTCCTGGCCAAGCAAGGCGTGCCCGACAAGGAGGCCGGAGGCAAGGCCCTGTGGAATGGCCGCTACCGATCCATCAACGATCTGGAATCCCATCTGCACCGCAACGGTACGCGCATCGTGAAGATTTGCCTGCACGTATCCAAGGAAGAACAGCGCAAGCGCCTGTTGGCGCGCATCGACAAGCCGGAAAAGAATTGGAAGTTCAGCTTCGCCGACATCGAGGATCGCAAGCAATGGCCGCGCTTCATGCAGGCCTACGGCGCGTGCATCGAAGCAACCTCCACCGCCAACGCGCCTTGGCACATCGTGCCCGCGGACGATAAGAAGAATGCCCGCCTAATCGTGGCGGGCATCATCGTAAAAGCCCTGGAAGATCTCAAAATGGGGTTTCCCAAGCTCGAGCCCGGGAAGTTGCGCGAGCTGCGGGCCATCCGGAAATTCCTGGAACCCTGA